Part of the Nicotiana sylvestris chromosome 5, ASM39365v2, whole genome shotgun sequence genome is shown below.
atcccaactgatcagtggttacacaatatgtgtcatacccggccgtctataatgcggctcggtaatgaaagtaaatacatacatatactaaATCATAAAATATATAGGTGCAATGCGAAACCAACCTTAAAATACGTATTCTAAGAAGAGTCGAAGTGGCCTATCATCATTCTTCCCCGACTATCATGGTTGTggctaaaaatatttaattttcaactacgagccaacaagtactaagaacatgagagttgtgtattatgagtacctttgaagtaaatgttacttattcatgatttatatgaacgtcgaaaggagaacgagtaaaaaggctctagttctttttaagcaaggaacaaggaaatccgagaattcatagatatcctctagagtaagcaatctatgagaaaagatcaggtctaagcatctttataagttgaaggtgaaataactcgaatccgacgagacaattcgataaacgtttattcgaattctagtcatgccgaaaagtatagcgaaagccctacataccttgtcgatggagttatatactgtttccaagacctcaaaagccttaggaatgatttcctacataatacaaaccattcaaaatcaaattcaagctcatagcttaaataattcttcatttagacatttacGCGAACAACTTGTGGCCATGAATTTGTAGACTCTTTTGTAGATTAATTTTCCCCCAACACACCACCAAATTTTACTTTACTACATCTCCTCATTGACATGATTCCATACATGTCTTCACATATCCAAATAACACAATAAATCCATATAGAACAGCCCCAACAAAACAGTAGTAAGTAGTACATTCCAAGTATGAACATTTTAATAAGTAGTTCTTAGATGGGgaaagttttataattttatgagCAAAAAGAAACATGTGATTTACTAATTTATTAATCTGCACAAGTAAACAAACATAGTTAATGAACGTTTCATGTCTTCAAAGGATGAGTTGTAATAAGACTAATCCTATTATTGGGACTAGAAAATGGATAGATTCAGTTGATAATCTGACGCAGATTAGGTCCCATGTTGCAAGAAACTTTGTTCTTATggtagaagtttacaaagatcaaagaggaagttaaatcataccttatgtgaccagaattactcaaaattcgaaattacttcaaggcggagtcttgctatgaaaagtgaaacaccgaagaattcacgattccgaagctaccatggtgttctccatcttgaggatgactaaattgttgttatgcttggctagatggatgggagaaatttgagaggaaatccctaggtttttggttctgttttggagaggataaaacgcaggggttatgttttaaaaattgacttaaataaagaaattttGACTAAACCGACTAGGCACACTGTTCCCGTAACAGTGTGCATCCCTGTACGAAAAtgttaatatctctctactctgaagtCGTATTAgcgaacggtttgttgcgttggaaactagactcatagaccttcgATTCGGTAGGTAGAACACACCATAACTCCCAGTATATTGAGAGAAAAGGTCATCAACATTTTATCCAAATTCCAGTGAAATTTAAACCCGTAACTTGCGCGCGATCTTTATCGAATTTTTAATCACAACTCAAATGACTTCCAATCTTAACGTATAACTATCGCATCATTTAATTATCTTATAGAAATTATCTTCCTATTGAATTATCCCATTTACAGCATGATAACGCCAAATACACAAGGTGTAACAGAGGCTCGAACCTTCAACCTCAATTTAGGTAGAGGTGCTTGACCAGCGAACAAAGAAGTGTTGCTTAACAATTATTTTGttcatttttctcattttcaaACACATTAATTCcatttctctcttcttctttttcttgtttatAAGAATTGCAATTGTTGGGCTTAAAAGTTTTGGCATTTAGTAGAATAGTCACGTGTCCACCTACTACACTGTCGATAATATACGTATTATTTATTCAGACCTAAAATAAAAGATACATTATTTATTGCTCTATACAATCTGTGACGCGGAGATTTAGTTCTGCCTAAAGCTTCTGTTGGTAGCGCCCCccgaacacacacacacagacgCCAGGTATGTtgacccttttcttttcttcttctaccctttgattttggggatttgctGAATCGCTATGTATGTCTCTTATTCTACTTCTATTACCTGTTTGATGAAATGCCAATTAGAGTGCTAATGTGAAGTGTTCTTCAAAATTTTAACTAAATAAATGTTGCTTTTAATGATGAATCTATTGGGTGTTCGTTGTCAAgttattatttaaattttttagcTTATTTATCTAATTTCAATGATTTCTGTCCAACtatgtttttgggtttttttCCTCAATTGTGCTGATTTTTGTATGAGATACTTTTGAGATTCAAATGCTGACCAGTGGCTTGTTTTGATTAGCTTATTTATCTAATCTGATCTATTCCTTTCCAATGATATTTTGGGGTTTTCTCAATTGTGCTGATCTTTCAAGGAtactttttattttatctcacacacacacacttttGAGGTTCAAATGCTAATAAATGGCTTGTTTTAATTGCAGATATCTTGATGCTTTGACCCCATTAATTAAACAAATAGTATTTAGGAACTTATAGTGTCACATTTCCCCAGCATATTACATATAATAGAAGAAAGGGAGAGGAAGTATAAGGGATTAGAGGATGTTGGCTAAAACCCTCCCACTTTCTTCCCCAATCTCAAAAGCCTCCAATTTTCCAGATTCCAACAGTCTCATTTTCCCAAAATCTGTTCCATTCATCAAATCCAATAGAAAAACTATTAACAACCCTTTTCAGGCATCATGTGTTAAGACTTCCTTGGAGTCGATTGTTGCACCTGAAATTCAATCTTTCCCTGCAGCCACCCGAGTGAAAATCCTTTCGGAAGCATTACCGTTTATTCAGAAATTTCGGGGGAAGACCATTGTAGTGAAATATGGAGGGGCTGCCATGAAATCTGAGGCTCTTCAAGCCTCTGTTATTGCTGATCTTGTCCTTCTTTCCTGTGTTGGTATGCGCATTGTCTTTGTTCATGGTGGCGGTCCTGAAATCAACCAATGGCTTGGTAAATTGGGAATCAAACCCAACTTTTTGAATGGCCTTCGTGTTACTGATGCCTCGACCATGGAGATTGTCTCGATGGTCTTGGTGGGTAAAGTCAACAAACATTTGGTTTCCTTGATTAACAAGGCTGGGGCAACTGCAGTGGGGTTATCAGGGATTGATGGCCACCTGCTAACTGCACGTCCCTCCCCGAACGCTGATCAACTTGGTTTTGTTGGGGACATTGCTAGTGTGGACCCTAGTGTACTGCGGCCGCTCATTGACAATTATCATATCCCAGTGATCGCCTCTGTTGCAGCTGACAAGACGGGTCAATCCTACAATATCAATGCAGACACGGCAGCAGGTGAGTTAGCAGCAGCTCTTGGAGCTGAAAAGCTAATCTTGCTGACAGATGTGGCGGGAATTCTGGAGGACCGTAATGATCCAGGGAGTTTGGTGAAGCAGATTGACATAAAAGGAGTGAAGAAGATGACTGATGATGGCAAGGTTGCTGGTGGGATGATCCCTAAGGTGAATTGTTGCGTCAGGTCTTTGGCTCAAGGGGTGACGACTGCAAGTATTATTGATGGAAGGCTTCAACATTCTTTACTCCTTGAGATTCTCACTGATGAAGGGGCTGGAACAATGATTACTGGCTAGAAAGCTATTGCGAATTGAGCAGCTTTTTTATGAAGTTTCAAATGGTTTAGCAAGATAGGTTTTTCAAAGCTCGAGACCTTTATGGTACTCTCTTATCAATATGTTGTCACTCTGCCACAAAATTTTGGTAGACAGACTGAAGCATTTGTCTGGGTTTCTGTTGTATTATGTTGGTAATGGTCCATCCTAATGGTTTTTCTTGTATGAATAAAGATTAAGTGGGTATTACTTGCATGTTGGCTTTGTGAAAGTTAGTTATTTCGTGTGTTCATATATTGAGAAAATCCTGCACCCTCACTCCAACTCCCATTTTTTGTGTGCTCTTGTACTGAAAAAGTCCTGCATCCTCATTCCAATCCTCCTCCTCCCCCACCCCCACCCTCACCCTCACCCAAAAAAAGGAGACAGAAATACTAGAAAAAAGATAGCTTATcctgaagaagaaaagaaactaGAAAAATAATGAGTAAAGCCATAACATTCATCAAGATAAATGTGAATGATAAACTGATGATTGAAACTTTGAATGGATATTTCCGCCTGAAGGCATTATTTTCTTCAATATTCCACTAGGAGAAACATCTTTTCCTTCATTCACAGTTCACATCATAAACTTTTGTACTTGGGGAAGTCATTGGCCAAGCAGCATGTAATTTACTCATTGTAACTCTTTATCAACCTGATACCAAATCATAATAATGGTAAACAAACCaccattattttctttttattctggcGATCTTTATGCGTCAGGGGAAATTAATGATTTGGCTGTAAACAAAAATTTCAGATGTTATTAGTGCTTGATGTAAGTATTAAGTAGTAACCATGTCCTGTTTTGTTATATTTGGATCTTATACCATTATGACTGTTTttcagtacaacaacaacaacaaccacaacccagtataatcccacaagtggggtctggggagggtagtgtgtacgcagaccttactcctaccctagggtagagaggctgtttccaatagaccctcggcatccttccctccaagaactccccaccttgctcttggggtgactcgaactcacaacctcttggttggaagtggagggtaCTTGCAAAGGTTTATTTGTACAAAGGTTTATTTGTTTCCATAGTATTTCAGACTTTCAGTCCTTATCATTGTAGAAAGTCTCTGATTTGGTTTCTCGGGCAGTACACAGCTTTGAGTTGCTATAATATACTCATGGATGAATTTTGTGTCAAGTCACCATATGAGGGGCCTCTTGCTGGAACATTAATGGCTAGCTTGCCTTAAAACTTAAAGTGCTGTTCTGTACAAGGTGGACAACATCTGTGCACAGTTCTTTCACTTCTGGAATGCTCATACTTTTGTTATGTGCTTCACTCTCTTTCAAAATTTCACTGACTAAAGATATAATAAGCCAGTTTTGAGATGAAAGAGACACCATACCACACATTATTGTGACATTTTTGTCGCTTTGTAAATGCTAATTGGTGACCTTATTCAGGGACATTGATGCCAGAAGTCCAGCTCATCATGTTTTCAAGATATAGGGGGTCTAATGGTTTCTCCGGTTACTGGATTGATTTTCCTAATTTCTTAGGGTATACATGCACAAGTGTTTGCCGATCCTCATTTTCTGGGTTATATGCTTTAGTGTTAAGTAAAAACCTTCTCTTTTTTGATGAATGGTGTTAAGTAAAATTAGATTGGCTTTTCCAGGGATCATTTTTTTGAGCTAAATTGAGCTTGCTGTGTTATTAATTGTTTTGCATGTTGGTACTATTAATCTTACTTTCTGGTCTGTTCTGTGCTAACTTAAATTCTGGGTTTATTCTTACTTCCATGACATCAAAGTGTTTTTTGGACATCTTTTTATAGATCTCTTTGGCTGTATCCTCTTACCTCCAAATAGGCCTAATCTTGGTTTTGATAGGCATGGAATTTCATTTTTGATGTTCACTTGGATCTGAATTTGGTCATGTGGTTTAACAGCCATTCTTTTTGCAGGCTCACTTGTTGGTATAATGTATATGCTACTTGATTCTTTATGTTCATATCTAACTGGGAAAAACAAAGAAATTCGCAGTTCATGAATCAGCAAGAGACCacacatgaaatgaaaagacttgACCACAAGAACTACATAAGGCTGACCCTTGATACTGAGGCCTTATTCAGTCTAGTTTGATGAGGAATGCATTATTTTTACATGTATAGATTAGTGAATCCAGCAGCATGGTTCGACATGTCTGCTTAATGCAATTAAATTGCAGACATATGACATGCATTGAATTAGTATTTTCTTCATAGAATGTTAAAAGCACCAGTTAGTTGAACAAAATGTAACATTCTTTTCCAAAAATCCCATTGGCATCCCATTTAAAATAATGGCCCAGCACATGCTTTTGATGGTGCAATATACGTTGGACAATACTTGTGCAACGTATCCTTAACCTAAAATTGAAGCATCACTGCATCAGTCCACATTTAGTTTCCATCTGAAATCTGCTTCATTCCATTGCCTTCTAGCTTCTCTATTCATTGATTGTTTTCAGTTTGCTTTTTATGTCTTCCcctctctatcattttcctcttTCATCTTCATTCCTTTGTGGTTTTCTTTCTCTGTATTTTAAGATGAAAAGAGTATTTAGTGAGCACTTGGCAAAGAAACCCTGAAGAGGCGAACAATTAGGCAACGCACTTCCACCATGTTGTCTTGTTCTTCATCCGTTCTCATCATCTTTCTCCTAATTGCAACCACGCACTTCAAAACTCTTCGCCCTATGAAGAGACGCTCATTTATTGGGATCTTGCTATGGTATTATTGATAAGAGATCCTGGATCAAGTGTGAGATAGAAGAGTTTTTCCTGTGATTTTGCTTCTCAGATAAGCGCGATATTTCACAAAGCATGGTTGTATTTGGTATTCTCTGTCTCTACTTCAGATATGGAGTATGTATTTGGATTTATTGTTCTTCCATGCAATTGATATGGAGATAAAGGAAGTAGATGAATCAAGTTTCCTCAAATTTTATGAGTTGTATAATTAGATTTTGAAGCCAGCGCACAATATGAATGTTGCAGCTGAAATGCATATTGGTTGCTCTAAAAGTGCAATACTGAATTTGATCTtttatttgacttttttttttcttgacaTCGTTGTATTTCCATGTTTGTGATACTGTTTGCgtcttttcttttccattttgCTCACTCGCTTTAGAATTTGCTAATAATCTTCCACAATCTGGAGGTGCTGTTTCTCTTAGGAAAAATGGTATTTGCCCTGTAAAGGTAACTTATTGTCTACTTATCTTACACAATATCGATCACAGACACCCGCCCTGAGTCCATTCATAAAGGATTTAATCTGCTTTTCTATGAGTTCTTGTTTGATTATATGCTTCCGTGGATAATTGTATGTTGTGACTGCAAATCTTTGGAACTGTTATACCTGTGTTATAGTCTTATAGTTATCGTGCAGCTTATCATGTGAAAATGTTAGAAGAATATGTGAACTATGATTTTCTGAGACAACATATTGTTTAGGGTAAAGCATTCCTCATGGTTCCAGATCCCCTTTGATGTAGGGTAGAGATGATCATAttattcatacatatcaaatgaTATGAATTGCTACTTTAGATTATGGAACCGACACAAAAATAGTGAGATTAATCACCTTATCAAAAATTTGAGATTCATCAAATCCTTAAACGGTTCTCTTTATAGATATATGGCTATACGTATTGAGAATGAGCAGTATTGTCATATCAGATGAGGTTGTTCAAGTTGCACTTCTGGCTTTACATTGATAGAGAATCATTCCAAGAGTGATGAAAAAAAACAGAATTTTTTGTAGTACTGCAAGTTAGGGGAGATAGTAGTTAAAAGGTAAAAAATTCCATGTGAATAGCTGTTACTGAATCAAAACTTAATGTAGAAACAAGTATTAAACATTGATTAAGAGAACATGCAATTAACAGTTAGTGACAGCTTCCTGCATTGACAAACTAGCAAGAAGGTCCAGGTAATTGTTGCTTTGTTGTACTTTATGTTGATGCAGAATTGCTATCTTCTCTGTTTGCAAGTTGCTGTATTCAAATTTATATAGGCGGAGAGAAATAAGAAAAGCAAGAAACATGAAGATAGCCATTATCTTTTACCTTTGTTGGAATAAGAAAATCCTTATATAACTCTTAGATAAACTTGGTTAACAGATCATGCCAAATAACAGCCTGTTTTGCTATTTTGGCAGCCATTAAACGGTTGGCAAAGGCAATGTACTGGAAGTTCTTTCAATTACCACGGTCATGGGAACTTTTGGCCAACTACATGGTGTACATGTATTTGGGTGGAAATTACCTACCTGGTAAATTAACTCTTGCTTAGGATTCAGCACTTTCTATACATCCTATCCAGTAACCTGTAACCTAGATTTGTTGCTTCCTGGCAAGTATTCAACTGAATATAATCTTCCGAAAGAATCTGCTGTGTATCTGCTTAAGTTGACAACGAAATACATAAATAAGAGTCTACCGCAATTTCTCTTCTGATTGGGTGATCTGTACTGCAACTGTGTCTTCATCTTTGATCTTTGTTCCTTAATAATTTCTTCCGATGAGGTAATCATCTTGACCTTAGGCAGTTCAGAATAGTGCTGAGATTTCTATTTGCAAAATGAGATTTTGTCAGGAGATGGTGCCCCAATGTCATAGAAGTAACCATATCTTACATCATCAGAGAATGCATGCATTTTGTTGTCTTTGTAATTTCATTGAATTGTTGCCTGCCACTAGTCTATCTGGTGTTCCTGTCTATCTGGTGTTAAGACAGGGCGGTGTACCCTTGCAAGGATCATTCAAGTTATAAAGATGGTGATCAATGCTTTAGCTGCTTTTGCAATGATTTGGATATGGTATGT
Proteins encoded:
- the LOC104249575 gene encoding acetylglutamate kinase, chloroplastic — translated: MLAKTLPLSSPISKASNFPDSNSLIFPKSVPFIKSNRKTINNPFQASCVKTSLESIVAPEIQSFPAATRVKILSEALPFIQKFRGKTIVVKYGGAAMKSEALQASVIADLVLLSCVGMRIVFVHGGGPEINQWLGKLGIKPNFLNGLRVTDASTMEIVSMVLVGKVNKHLVSLINKAGATAVGLSGIDGHLLTARPSPNADQLGFVGDIASVDPSVLRPLIDNYHIPVIASVAADKTGQSYNINADTAAGELAAALGAEKLILLTDVAGILEDRNDPGSLVKQIDIKGVKKMTDDGKVAGGMIPKVNCCVRSLAQGVTTASIIDGRLQHSLLLEILTDEGAGTMITG